In Nostoc sp. CENA543, a single genomic region encodes these proteins:
- a CDS encoding COP23 domain-containing protein produces MLSKSWNLACLGGLGLSLLLGNGVALAQYDTSSDVTVPTVPSGSSTPTTTPTTTTPYPTDTNATNTPNAVGGARFFCQQYNGQYTVMYQPESQPGQYFPWAAPGTLGGGWNPQARCQTIATRLESYRPDGLQELQISRENNENIVCVTTEANSRCRIVLTVPRNKDPYTVRNSIFQNLTSADSGQQTTAVNTYTNRGGDELYNIGRTLLGSGNQVTSLRSGINLKPYLDVKDGGTGTNLRNGVAIRRSSQTGVRLNPNKFR; encoded by the coding sequence CGGTGTGGCATTAGCTCAGTATGATACATCTAGTGATGTAACCGTACCAACTGTACCTTCAGGTTCATCCACACCCACAACTACCCCTACTACAACTACACCTTATCCCACAGACACCAACGCCACCAATACACCTAATGCTGTCGGTGGCGCAAGATTTTTCTGTCAACAATATAACGGTCAATACACCGTCATGTACCAGCCAGAAAGTCAACCCGGACAATACTTCCCTTGGGCTGCGCCTGGTACTTTAGGCGGTGGTTGGAATCCCCAAGCACGTTGTCAAACTATTGCTACCCGCCTAGAATCATACCGCCCAGATGGACTGCAAGAACTCCAGATTAGTCGGGAAAATAACGAAAATATCGTTTGCGTCACCACCGAAGCCAATTCTAGATGTCGAATTGTGCTAACCGTACCTCGCAACAAAGACCCCTACACAGTTCGTAATAGTATTTTCCAAAACCTCACGTCTGCTGATAGCGGTCAACAAACCACAGCAGTCAACACCTATACTAATCGTGGCGGAGACGAACTATATAATATAGGTCGTACCTTACTAGGTAGCGGAAATCAAGTCACTTCCTTAAGAAGTGGAATTAATCTCAAACCTTACCTTGATGTAAAAGACGGCGGAACAGGTACAAACTTAAGAAACGGTGTAGCCATTCGTCGTTCATCTCAAACAGGCGTTCGCTTAAATCCCAATAAATTCCGGTAA
- a CDS encoding Uma2 family endonuclease yields MFALVSPEKTQLPPGSVVRLPATWEEYQRLCEQRGDGSIPRLKYRNGEVLLMSPLPIHGRDANLLADIVKTLLDHNGREYDAFTPVTMSLPQESGIEPDYCFYIDNWEAVSGKKRIDWGEDPPPDLVIEIDVTSYSDIQDYLPFKVPEVWFFKKQQLLIYQLQGAEYQLQTYSRYFPDFDLASLIARCVQIAYERNTSAAIRDLKRHLGKN; encoded by the coding sequence ATGTTTGCTCTCGTTTCCCCAGAAAAAACTCAATTACCTCCTGGTTCTGTGGTGCGCTTACCTGCGACTTGGGAAGAGTATCAGCGTTTGTGTGAACAACGGGGAGATGGTTCAATTCCGCGCCTCAAATATCGCAATGGAGAAGTATTGCTGATGTCGCCATTACCAATACATGGCCGAGATGCTAATCTACTGGCTGATATTGTTAAAACCCTTTTAGACCACAATGGGCGAGAATATGATGCGTTTACCCCCGTCACTATGAGCTTACCCCAAGAAAGCGGAATTGAGCCAGATTATTGCTTTTATATTGACAATTGGGAAGCGGTATCTGGTAAAAAACGCATTGACTGGGGAGAAGATCCTCCACCCGATTTAGTGATTGAAATTGATGTCACCAGTTATTCTGATATACAGGATTATCTTCCTTTTAAAGTGCCTGAAGTTTGGTTTTTCAAAAAACAACAATTATTGATTTATCAATTACAAGGTGCAGAATATCAATTGCAAACTTACAGCCGCTATTTTCCCGATTTTGATTTAGCAAGTTTGATTGCTCGTTGTGTGCAGATAGCTTATGAACGTAACACCAGCGCAGCTATCCGCGATTTGAAACGACATTTAGGCAAAAATTAA